The proteins below come from a single Rosa rugosa chromosome 2, drRosRugo1.1, whole genome shotgun sequence genomic window:
- the LOC133728370 gene encoding zinc transporter 11 isoform X1, giving the protein MARPLLLLLLLLLSLALAASAHSGHGDEDEEPTAADDTDLRARPLIMAKIWCLIVIFFGTFIPGVSPYFFKWNQGFLVLGTQFAGGVFLGTALMHFLSDADETFKDLTKKEYPFAFMLACAGFLLTMLADCVISYVFSKKRDAGSVSDLETQGSTVKHENVVTASQSQSHNHFANASVANVSSLGDSVLLIVALCFHSVFEGIAIGVAETKADAWKALWTISLHKVFAAIAMGIALLRMMPNRPFLSCAAYAFAFAISSPIGVAIGIIIDATTQGAVADWIFAISMGLACGVFIYVAVNHLLAKGYTPDKAVSVDKPHYKFLAVSLGVGVIAVVMIWDT; this is encoded by the exons ATGGCTCGAccacttctcctcctcctcctcctcctcctctccctcGCCCTCGCCGCCTCCGCCCACAGCGGCCACGGCGATGAAGACGAGGAACCAACCGCCGCAGACGACACTGACCTCCGCGCCAGGCCTCTGATCATGGCAAAGATTTGGTGTTTGATAGTTATCTTCTTCGGAACTTTCATCCCTGGAGTTTCCCCTTACTTCTTCAAATGGAATCAGGGTTTCTTGGTTCTGGGGACCCAGTTTGCTGGAGGCGTGTTTCTGGGGACGGCTCTGATGCATTTTCTGAGTGACGCTGATGAGACTTTTAAGGACTTGACTAAAAAAGAGTACCCTTTTGCCTTCATGTTGGCTTGTGCTGGGTTCTTGTTGACAATGCTGGCTGACTGTGTCATTTCCTATGTgttttccaagaaaagggaCGCTGGCTCTGTTTCTGATCTTGAGACTCAAG ggAGTACTGTTAAACATGAAAATGTCGTCACAGCATCACAGTCTCAG AGCCATAACCACTTTGCAAATGCATCTGTCGCAAATGTTAGTTCACTTGGGGATAGTGTCCTGTTGATAGTAGCCTTGTGTTTCCACTCTGTCTTTGAGGGCATTGCAATTGGAGTTGCTGAGACTAAAGCTGATGCTTGGAAAGCCTTATGGACAATTTCTCTGCATAAGGTATTTGCAGCTATTGCCATGGGAATTGCTCTTCTGCGAATGATGCCTAACCGTCCCTTCTTATCATGCGCTGCCTATGCTTTTGCATTTGCTATTTCAAGTCCTATTGGCGTGGCCATTGGAATCATAATAGACGCAACAACCCAAGGTGCTGTGGCGGATTGGATATTTGCAATTTCAATGGGTCTGGCATGTGGTGTGTTTATCTATGTAGCTGTAAACCATTTATTGGCAAAGGGTTACACACCCGATAAGGCAGTTTCTGTGGACAAACCCCATTACAAGTTTTTGGCAGTGTCGTTGGGCGTTGGCGTTATAGCTGTTGTGATGATTTGGGACACTTGA
- the LOC133733874 gene encoding mitochondrial import inner membrane translocase subunit TIM50, with amino-acid sequence MSSTLLRSRLASLASKRGRRLLSSDVASNPPKDPFVAAETLASNRTPPPPPPPSAAAASASTRKPWSFLKYSLIGALTGATASVAYVSYAYSIDEIAEKTKALREARASIEIPDDASTLDKFKTMLYSSAIIVPAKAAEAYLDARRAIEEQVRGYTEPYAEKLLPDLLPMERNVYTLVLDLQETLLYSYWTREKGWQTIKRPGVDAFLEHLAQYYEIIVFSDYSNMYVDPVMERLDPKHCVRFRLGKAATKYQDGVHYRDLSKLNRDPRKIIYLSAHARENSLQPENGAVIKPYKSELDDTALVDFIPFLEFVARNPPADIRQVLASYEGHEIPAEFIRRTKEHQRKMQEQKQHGPRLWRR; translated from the exons ATGTCTTCAACACTACTTCGCTCCCGTTTAGCCTCTCTCGCATCGAAGCGCGGTCGCCGTCTGTTGAGCTCCGACGTCGCTTCAAACCCTCCTAAGGACCCATTCGTTGCCGCCGAAACCCTCGCTTCCAATCGCACacctcctccaccgccaccgccaAGCGCCGCCGCTGCTAGCGCGTCAACTAGAAAACCCTGGAGCTTTCTCAAGTACTCCCTCATTGGCGCTCTCACCGGAGCCACCGCTTCTGTTGCTTATGTCTCCTATG cttACTCGATTGATGAAATAGCTGAAAAGACAAAGGCTCTGCGAGAAGCGCGTGCAAGTATCGAAATTCCAGATGATGCGTCTACTCTTGAT AAATTCAAAACTATGCTCTACTCTTCTGCAATTATAG TGCCTGCTAAAGCAGCTGAAGCTTACCTTGATGCTAGGAGGGCAATTGAAGAACAAGTTCGA GGTTATACTGAACCATATGCGGAAAAGCTTCTTCCAGATTTGCTTCCCATGGAGAGAAATGTTTATACACTTGTTCTGGATCTACAGGAGACATTACTTTACTCTTATTGGACG AGGGAAAAGGGCTGGCAGACGATCAAAAGACCTGGAGTTGATGCTTTCTTAGAGCATCTTGCTCAGTATTATGAAATCATCGTATTTTCGGACTATTCAAATATG TATGTAGATCCTGTAATGGAGAGATTGGACCCAAAACATTGTGTAAGATTCAGGCTAGGAAAGGCTGCCACCAAGTATCAAGATGGAGTGCATTATAGG GACCTTTCAAAGCTAAATAGAGATCCAAGAAAGATCATATATCTGAGTGCCCATGCACGAGAAAATAGCCTACAGCCTGAAAATGGTGCCGTAATAAAGCCATATAAGTCTGAGCTGGATGATACAGCGCTTGTAGATTTCATCCCATTTCTTGAAT TTGTCGCCCGTAACCCTCCAGCAGATATCAGACAAGTATTAGCATCGTATGAAGGACATGAAATTCCAGCTGAGTTCATTAGGCGTACTAAGGAGCATCAGAG GAAAATGCAAGAACAGAAGCAGCATGGTCCTCGACTCTGGAGGCGTTGA